In the genome of Nycticebus coucang isolate mNycCou1 chromosome 12, mNycCou1.pri, whole genome shotgun sequence, the window CGACCCTTACCGGGCGAGGCTCCCGGTGATCACATGCCGCCGGCCGGCTGCCCGAAAGCTAAGCAGTAAAGACTTGGACGCGCGACGCCTCCCACAGCGGGGACACAAGACGCAGACACCCACCCAACGAGCCGGAGCAGGACCCTCTAGGCTTTGACGGGCCCGAAGACTCGGTAGCATTAACTCTTCCTAGTCACCAGGACTGAGGCAGGCTGGCAGTGGGTTCCCCACTGACTAAACGACGGAGACGCCGGTTATCGCCGCCGCAGCCAGGTGCAGACTGCCGGGGTAAGGGATAGCTAGCAGCGGCCGGGTGCGGCTGCGCGAGCTCTCGGAAAACGTCACTTCCTCTTCCGGTCGGCGTTTGTGTTCCTCTCCAGGACTGAGGTGTGGAAGGTCGGGGTACTGTCCAGCCGAGGCAGGGGGAGGTGGTAGGGTCTTCTGTGGTGCAAGGCCTAAGCCTCGAACGCTTGGCGGCCCCGGGTCTGGCCGCGCCTGCCTCTGAGTAGCGCAGGGCGGATAGGTGCGCTCCTCAGAGCGGCGGGGGCGGCTGTTATGTGAGTCTGAGAAAGCCGGGGCCTCCACAGAACCTGATCTCTGTGCTAGGTAACCTAGAAGGTGCTTTCCCTTTGGCTTCGGCTCCGGAACCTCCTGAACGGCAGTAGCCGCTGTGAGGCGGGTGGGGGTAGGCAACCCTTTTTTGTAGGCGGCGGCCGTGGCTTTTCCAGGCCGCGCGGCCCGATCCTGAGGCGGGGCAGCCATCAGACTCCGGAAGCCGTTCTcgctgccacaacgctgggcggCGACTGAAGCTCAATTGGTTACTGCAAGCTTGCCCCGGCCCACCGGCATGCCTCGTAGCAGACAAAGGCTGTGGCGAATCCGAGTGGGGCTGGAGGCAATGTCTACCGTTGCGTGGGGGAGAAAGTTCTCGCTCTCGCTGGCGTTTTCTTGGTCATGTTACTGGAGGAGGATGGATCAGGTCAGCCTCAGAACTAGTGGCTTCTGCTGATGTAAAAACATAGGATGTGCCCCCGTGCCTCTGGAGCTACAAAAACTTAGGAAGTGTCCCCATACCTCTGGGGCTGGGATGGGTAGCAAAGAGCCAAACATTTCTTTGAATACTGATGGCATCCGGGGTAGAATTTCGGTGCTGTTTCTGCCTCACCTCAAGGATGGGCTCAATCAAGGCTTTCCTCAGCTCCACTTAAGGTCTAAATgactgaagaaataaaatcaggagTGTCACCTTAATCATTACCAAATCCTATTCTCTCCCTTAgaagacttgatttttttttttttttgcagtttttggctggggctgggtttgaacctgccacctccggcatatggggccggcgcccaaagACAAAGGGCTGTAATGTTTTTTCAGGTCAAGTAAACAAATTTTGCATAAACCATTTGCGTAATGCCTTTTATATATCTTGCAAAGAAGAGTGTTGAGCATTTAGTTGCTTAATTGAGAGACACTTTCTGAGAATAGGCTACTTTTCCGATAATTACCTCCCTTCTGTAATTGTCCTCCTACCAGTTATTTCAGTTATCCATGGTCAACCACTGTCAaaatttttaatgcaaaattccagaaataattcataaattttagTAACTTTCCAGTATAttgttgtaattttttgttttattattgtagttgatcttactatgcctaatttataattAAGCTTTATTGTAAGTATGTATACATGGACAAATCATTATATTTGTGGTTCAGtgctatttgaggttttagaCATCTTTCAAACATCTTGGAACACATCCCCTTACTATGGTGGTCTTACTGTCTCAGGTCTCCTACCAGTATTTGTTCCGTGGAAAGCAGAGTATCAAGTGTTCTTTGAAGTGAAGGCTTCCATCTTCACAAGAGGATGAAAAGTCACGGTCATAGAAGTTGTACTCCCTTACTAGAGACAGagatgttaaaatttaaaagaatctcAGAATGTTTTTCTAATCTTATTTTCTCCTATTCCTCCCTTATGGGGAAGATGGGATAGGAGGCACGCCAGTGAAATCTTTTAAGTAATCCCAAAGCTCTTCAGCCAGTGGGTGCCAGTCTTACCTGCCaacttttcctgatttttttttgaaaaacggCAGTTATCTACTGGCATTCATTTTCTCTGAGCTGTGCTGTGCTTCAGTTGAataataggaaaagagaaaaacaaagaacctGGTAGTTGATTTTGAAGGGAAGGCAGGACAGgaccttttctgttcttttttgtctAGCAAGTAGCCAGTAGTAAAGTTCACATGACTTTGTCACTGACACATGTTCCTTTTTTTCACTATAGGAAGGAAACCTTATTTTTTTGATACCAGACCAGACAGGACCTCAGTTAAAAGGTGGCACCAGTTGGGTATCTGACACAGGAGCGAAACTTCCTTCAGCTTAAAGATGATGATAGATCTGAAGGTGGCTGAATATTTGGACCCTCAGATCAAGGCTCTGTGGGAGACCAAGGGGCCTATGAGAGGGAACTCCAGTCCAAGGAAAAAATGTGTACAAACAGACAGTCTCAGTCCCAAGAGTCCTTGCTGGCACTTCCGGAACTTCCACTATCAATTAGCGGCTGGACCCCGAGAGGCTATCAGCCAACTTCAAGAATTATGCTATctttggctgaggccagagatCCACTCAAAAGAGCAGATATTAGAACTGCTAGTGTTAGAGCAGTTCTTGACTATTCTCCCCAGGGAAACACAGACCTGGATACAGAAGCACCATCCACAGAGCATTGAGGATGCTGTGGCTTTGGTAGAACATTTGGAATCTGGCCAAACAAGGAATGGGGTGAGAAGGAAGATTCCTGGCATATATATTGAAATAAGATGAAGGTGGATATATAATGGGTATGGGGGCAGTTAATTGAGAAAGGAGATGGATTAGGTCACTGTTCTCTTGTTTCTTTAGAACTGTTAAGGTGGGACTCAAAACCACAATCCCACAGGAAAGTCAGTCCGTAGGTTTCAGAAATTGCAATAGACTTCCCTGGCTTTAGAGAGTTGCTATTTGTCCTCTTTGGAGCCAGAGTTGCTATTTATCCTTATTGGAGTCTGGTTTGTCCAAGGACACAAGACTTGAGTTCTTAACAAACAATTAAAAGACCATAAAGAATCAGGAAGGAGAGGACAGATCCGAAAAAGGGAGACTACTTAAGAGAGCAAGgacatttaaaatgaaagagaagtaaAACTAGGGGAAGactgcaaaggaaaagaaaaagtagaaggaaaaaagggaaacaaagatttggaaaaggaaaatcacaacaatccaaggagaagaaagacaTCGGGGGATAGTGTCCTCCCTACGGTAGACAAGAGCCTCTGCTGCCCTCCCTTAGTGGTTGGTCCTTGGCTCTACCGACAAATAGTGAGGGTATGCCCTTGGTCAGGTGGCAACACACCTGGCTTCAGGCCTGTTAGGAAGAATACAGGGCAGGATATGAAGTTTGGTGTCAAAATCGTTTGGAGGTAGGTTGGAACCACTCATACCcttttttctctattctattcccaTTCTCTGTAGAACTTTTCCTTGGCTATAGGGAAAATAGTGGCTGagaggaaaactttttttttttttttttgcagtttttgtctggggctgggtttaaacctgccacctccggtatatgggtccagtgccctgctccttgagccacaggcacagcccagaggaaaattgtttttttattaatttttagagagaacttaaaggacagaaaaccACTAAGGTGGGATCTAAGTCAAGAAAAAGGCCTGATAAAGCAGCATGAGAATAGGCAGCCTGCCCCCAACCCTGCTAGTTGCTTAAGCTGCCCTGCGTGCAGTGTAGAGGCTTCTGTGTTGGAGGATTGGCAGTAGCCCCAGCTTTTATCCTTTACCCTGCCGTTTCGGATTTGAGGATAGTTGCTTGTGGAACATTGATGGCCCAATATGTCTTTTAAGGCCCTTTGTCATTTCCTTTAGTTTCTCACTTCTGGGCTGTATACCTTTTCCTCCCTGTATCTCCACCACCCCAttcccccaaaaccaaaaaagttATGTGGTAATGAGGATGGGGATTATTTCTAGGTTGCAATCCATGAGCTGGGAAAGGAGACAGTGCTCTTGGCAGAAACAACAGAGGCCCCAGACTTCAAGCCAAAGCCAGCAGCATCTCAACCAGTGGGCATTACCCAGGATGAAGAATTTTGGAATACATACCAGGGTCTGCAAGAACAGCTGAGCAGGAATACACATAAAGAAACTGTGCCTATATATGAGAGGGGTAAGGAGCTTCATGGTAATTTCCTTTTGGGAGCTGTGACAGATAATTTGTTCAGCCAAAACATCATGGGTATTTTTTGGGTACCCAGCTCTATGGATTTGTAAAAGCAGCTATGAAAGCAGTTATGTTACCCCCAGACAGCAGTAGAACATACCAACTGGATGAAGGTGGTGGTGGGGTTCTAGGGAACAGAATAACCAAACCACAAAACTCTGATAATAGCTCTGTGAacttggtggtgcctgtagctcaagtggctaaggcaccagccacatacaccagagctggcgggtttgaatccggcccgggcctgccaaacaatgataaccacaaccaaaaaaaaaaaaaatagctgggcgttgtggtgggtgcctgtagtcccagctactcgggaggctgaagcaagagaattgcctaagcccaagagctggaggttgctgtgagctgtaatgccacggcactctacccagggtgatctCTTGaggctttatctcaaaaaaaaaataataataataataacattatgAACTCCATTTCTGAGAAaagtggaaaggaaggaaagaaatggaatggGAAAGCTTGGGGCCACTTCATTCTCATATAATATAGAAGGAATTAGGATCAGAAATGGGCTGTTAGTGGCAGAATATGAAAACAATTGTGTaccaagaaaagaataataaaagaaaaaaacttcatctCCTACCATACCCTGGAGTCCTtgaatacttcattttaaaatatctttaagttTTGTGTAACTCAGAAAAATTGATGTCAtaaagagattttcttttatttctcgtGAAAACTGAAGAAACTGTCAACTGGGGAACTGATTCTAGGGGCTGGTAGATACTTGGTTcttatttatgaggaggacacttTTGGCATCACACACGACATACAATGCCCCATCAGGATGTTCTTTCATAGAAATGAGAAATTTCTTCTGGCTCTTTTCTACCCACAGCTATGCCTTCTCAACAGATTCTAGCCTTTACTGAGCAGCCAAACACCAAAGACTGGACAGTGGTTCCTGAGCTTCTCTTGCCTGAGTCCCAGGTGAGCTGTGCTTTCCAGCAGATTAGTGCTGCCTTTCCCTGTTGCCCATGATTCATACTGCCCAGGAGGGGCTCAGAGGTGTGTTAGCCCCATGTGTTCTCCACTGGGGAGCTGGATACCTTCTGGGCTCTTTGCTGATTCCTTGACGTCTTCCTTTTTGCCTTTTCACATACCATTAATTTCTTCAGAGCCTGGCCTCTCCTGCAATTCATAGCCGGTGGTTGGTCTGCTTCTCCAGTGGCAAGTTCTGAGTTGAAGTCCATTCTCTTCTTTAGAGCTTGTTGACATTTGAAGAAGTGGCCATGTATTTTTCCCAGGAAGAATGGGAGTTACTGGATCCCACTCAGAAGGCCCTCTACAATGATGTAATGCAGGAAAACTATGAGACTATCATCTCTCTAGGTAAAGATTCTCCCTTCCCTTTGTATAGAAGTTGAGTAATATGTCCTGTTCTCAGTTTACTGGGAATGAACTCCTATGAGAAGGTTTTACTATTCCAGTAGTTGATTGGTTATCAACTAGATGGTataaggggagggagaaggtagTATGTCCACATCACCTGGGGAGCTTCTTCCACATTCATGCTTATTCCTTACCCTGTGTAAAATTCTTgatcccttccctctttcttttcttgaacCTGTTCTCTCATGTCTTTCCCTTCTTGGAAAAGAGCACTACTATTATCCAGTTGCTCAGGACAAGAAAATAGTTATTCTTTACTCTGATCTTGCTATATCATATCCCACTATTAAATTTATTAGCAAGTTTTCTTAGCTCTACTTTTATATTATATCCTGAGTCCAGCCATGTCTCAGCCTCTTGGTACTGTTTACATCCTGGCCTAAGCCAGAGTCATCTCAAACCAGGTCTACTATAATAGCTTCCTAACTGGCACCGCTGCCTCTTATTCTTGTCTTCCCGTAGTCTGTTTTCTAAATAGTAGCCAGAGTGATCTTTGAAAAACCTAATCAGATTATAACATTTCCTTGCTTCAAAAGTCTGTGATTatttatattcagaaaaaatccaaatttcttaCCAAAGCCTTAGGACCTTCTAAAATGTGGTTCCTTGTTCACTGTTGTGCCCTTATCACTTGCAACTCATGCTCTTGCTCAATCCTCTTTAGCCATGCCACACCAGTTGTCTTGCTGTTATTTGAACTTGAAATGcttatttctactttcttttttcttctgcctggcactcttttttgagacagagcctcaagctgttgccctgattagagtgctgtgccatcacagctcacagcaacctgcaactcctgggctcaagtgattctcctgcctccgccttccaagtagctgggactacaggcgcctgccacaacacctggctattttttggttgcaactgtcattgttgtttggcaggcctgggctggattcaaacccgccagctcaggtgtatgtggctggtgccttagccgcctgagccacaggtgctgagcctgtctgGCACACTTTATGCACGTGGCAAAACGCACTTTTAAGTCTCAAATATACCTTTCTCACATAACCGTATCTAAAGTGGCTTCATAGgagcagaatcttttttttttgagacagagtcctcctttgttgccctcggtagaatgccatggtgtcatagctcacagcaacctcaaacttttgggctcaagtgatcctcttgcctcagcctcccaagtagttgtgactatAGTTACTCgctacaactcctggctattttttttggagacggggtctcactcttgggctcaggctggtctcgagctcctaagcttaagcaatccaccagccttggcctcccagagtgttaggattacaggtgtgagccactgcacctagccaggagcagaatcttttttttttgtagagacagagtctcactgtaccaccctcgggtagagtgccgtggcgtcacacggctcacagcaacctcttaactcttgggcttacgcgattctcttgcctcagcctcccgagcagctgggactacaggcgcctgccacaacgcccggctattttttggttgcagtttggccggggctgggtttgaacccgccaccctcggcatatggggctggcgccctactcactgagccacaggcgccgccccatttgtttgtttcttattgaATTGTCTCACTCACCCGCTAGAATGTAAGCTTCATGAAACCAGGATATTTAGTCATCTTCACCACTGTATTCCCAGCCCATAGGGTAAGTCTTAATTAATTGGCACACCATAGCCACTCAATACATATTTACTGAATGACTCAGTGACAGTTCTCATGCCTGGAAGTCTGTGTTTAGAA includes:
- the ZNF75A gene encoding zinc finger protein 75A isoform X6 encodes the protein MMIDLKVAEYLDPQIKALWETKGPMRGNSSPRKKCVQTDSLSPKSPCWHFRNFHYQLAAGPREAISQLQELCYLWLRPEIHSKEQILELLVLEQFLTILPRETQTWIQKHHPQSIEDAVALVEHLESGQTRNGVAIHELGKETVLLAETTEAPDFKPKPAASQPVGITQDEEFWNTYQGLQEQLSRNTHKETVPIYERAMPSQQILAFTEQPNTKDWTVVPELLLPESQSLASPAIHSRWLVCFSSGKF
- the ZNF75A gene encoding zinc finger protein 75A isoform X1; this encodes MMIDLKVAEYLDPQIKALWETKGPMRGNSSPRKKCVQTDSLSPKSPCWHFRNFHYQLAAGPREAISQLQELCYLWLRPEIHSKEQILELLVLEQFLTILPRETQTWIQKHHPQSIEDAVALVEHLESGQTRNGVAIHELGKETVLLAETTEAPDFKPKPAASQPVGITQDEEFWNTYQGLQEQLSRNTHKETVPIYERAMPSQQILAFTEQPNTKDWTVVPELLLPESQSLLTFEEVAMYFSQEEWELLDPTQKALYNDVMQENYETIISLALFVLPKPKVISCLEQGEDPWVQVSLEFKDSAGESSAVGLKLKNDTENHQPMSLSDLVTPAPEDTVSKKAKMKVPLKTTGKENHGDMQRVGKRHRDFPVKKRKKLSTWKQELLKLMDLHKKGCAGEKPFKCQECGKTFRVSSDLIKHQRIHTEEKPFKCQQCDKRFRWSSDLNKHLTTHQGIKPYKCSWCGKSFSQNTNLHTHQRTHTGEKPFTCHECGKKFSQNSHLIKHRRTHTGEQPYTCNICRRNFSRRSSLLRHQKLHL
- the ZNF75A gene encoding zinc finger protein 75A isoform X2 codes for the protein MMIDLKVAEYLDPQIKALWETKGPMRGNSSPRKKCVQTDSLSPKSPCWHFRNFHYQLAAGPREAISQLQELCYLWLRPEIHSKEQILELLVLEQFLTILPRETQTWIQKHHPQSIEDAVALVEHLESGQTRNGVAIHELGKETVLLAETTEAPDFKPKPAASQPVGITQDEEFWNTYQGLQEQLSRNTHKETVPIYERAMPSQQILAFTEQPNTKDWTVVPELLLPESQSLLTFEEVAMYFSQEEWELLDPTQKALYNDVMQENYETIISLALFVLPKPKVISCLEQGEDPWVQVSLEFKDSAGESSAGLKLKNDTENHQPMSLSDLVTPAPEDTVSKKAKMKVPLKTTGKENHGDMQRVGKRHRDFPVKKRKKLSTWKQELLKLMDLHKKGCAGEKPFKCQECGKTFRVSSDLIKHQRIHTEEKPFKCQQCDKRFRWSSDLNKHLTTHQGIKPYKCSWCGKSFSQNTNLHTHQRTHTGEKPFTCHECGKKFSQNSHLIKHRRTHTGEQPYTCNICRRNFSRRSSLLRHQKLHL